Proteins found in one Drosophila busckii strain San Diego stock center, stock number 13000-0081.31 chromosome 2R, ASM1175060v1, whole genome shotgun sequence genomic segment:
- the LOC108595905 gene encoding uncharacterized protein LOC108595905 has product MVPVTKPNTKEVQCQLSTGDEQETPQQETSQQQQQQPPPDVILTPKSGRVGIFNAEDFLSRAQRNDKINNILRSPTKAANGVRQRSVYTNNNPSPQSSLRLPMSQASLSSRMSSMSLNGSSASVGTNTSVLAKECSSQTNVVGSYRAMQLGMHHSPSQPLLSASSDMDSPHIIRGGKSLTARYPGTYGFENAGAYMPPQSSIHHSQQFPSPMPPPPHALGRVSSRTFEFENSPPPPPPCPGSGPIAMSNGTIQLRLRDGVRIDMTLDKAVRVLNQRSMVAVSLSRNGTNSALIHPNGRILQSGSKVEIVTYDGMKANNFVRYAKMWYKGVSFTSESCALIYLVDTAGTRTTTDTFTDLTKDYTLAVFYDDSRHGRSFVPDAQEVIAKSTYACADDGTETYDINGFRIIQAADGLVKVTRQHNKGLIRTSPGNGSVTLTTLGIHCTASLGKTSHLFLRRNEKRMHFDGSNFIVRNAGHSAGFNENNLLIVY; this is encoded by the exons atggTTCCAGTTACAAAGCCAAACACCAAGGAGGTGCAATGCCAGCTCTCCACTGGAGATGAGCAGGAGACTCCGCAGCAGGAGACttcgcagcaacagcagcagcagccgccgccagaTGTCATTCTAACCCCAAAGAGCGGTCGGGTGGGCATTTTCAATGCAGAGGATTTTCTCTCCCGTGCCCAGCGCAATGACAAGATCAACAACATCTTGCGCTCTCCAACCAAAGCTGCCAACGGTGTGCGCCAGCGCTCTGtctacaccaacaacaatccATCGCCA CAATCATCGTTGCGCCTGCCCATGTCGCAGGCCTCGCTCTCATCGCGTATGAGCAGCATGTCGCTCAACGGCAGCAGCGCTAGCGTGGGCACCAATACCTCAGTATTGGCCAAGGAGTGCTCGAGTCAGACCAACGTTGTTGGCTCCTATCGTGCCATGCAACTGGGCATGCACCATTCTCCATCCCAGCCGTTGCTTAGCGCTTCTTCTGATATGGACTCGCCTCACATTATTCGGGGAGGAAAATCGCTCACTGCTCGCTATCCGGGCACCTATGGGTTTGAGAATGCTGGCGCCTATATGCCA CCTCAGTCATCAATTCACCATTCGCAGCAGTTTCCATCGCCGATGCCGCCACCACCTCATGCCTTGGGTAGAGTCAGCTCGCGCACTTTTGAATTTGAGAACAGCCCTCCACCACCGCCGCCCTGCCCCGGCTCAGGGCCCATTGCCATGTCGAATGGCACCATACAGCTGCGCCTACGCGATGGTGTTCG CATTGATATGACTTTAGACAAGGCAGTGCGTGTGCTGAACCAACGCAGCATGGTGGCCGTCTCTCTATCTCGCAATGGGACCAATTCAGCTTTGATTCATCCAAATGGGCGCATATTGCAAAGCGGCTCCAAGGTGGAAATTGTTACTTATGATGGCATGAAGGCCAACAATTTTGT GCGATACGCCAAGATGTGGTACAAAGGTGTGAGCTTCACAAGCGAGTCTTGCGCTTTGATTTATCTGGTAGACACTGCGGGCACACGCACCACAACCGACACATTCACTGATCTGACCAAGGACTACACTTTGGCTGTGTTTTATGA TGACTCGCGTCACGGTCGCTCCTTTGTGCCGGATGCTCAGGAGGTGATTGCAAAGTCCACTTATGCATGCGCCGACGATGGCACCGAGACATATGACATCAATGGCTTCCGCATCATACAGGCTGCTGATGGGCTGGTGAAGGTGACGCGTCAGCATAACAAGGGCCTCATTCGCACTAGTCCTGGCAATGGATCAGTCACCTTGACTACTCTTGGCATCCATTGCACTGCATCATTGGGCAAAACATCGCATCTGTTCTTGCG TCGCAATGAGAAGCGCATGCACTTTGATGGCTCCAACTTTATAGTGCGCAATGCTGGACACTCCGCTGGTTTCAACGAGAACAACCTGCTGATTGTCTACTAG